A genomic region of Pseudomonas sp. RSB 5.4 contains the following coding sequences:
- a CDS encoding alkaline phosphatase family protein: MPNPQNPVRNVLYIMCDQLRRDYLSCYGHPHLHTPNIDRLAAAGVRFSRAYTQGTICGPSRMSAYTGRYVSSHQVAWNAVPLPLEELTIGDYLRPHGIRTALVGKTHATANVDALQRLAINPDSAQAEVLNEVGFEPYFRHDGIFPDDPLFDDKRESAPYTHYLREQGFDGRNPWHDWANAAEGENGEILSGWHMRHAHLPARIPEQFSETVYTTNRAIDFITEQGDKSWCLHLSYIKPHWPYIVPAPYHALYSTKSILEAVRATPSEASKHPVYTAFRQHEESLNFSRDSVRLNVIPTYMGLIKQVDDQLGRLFDFLQSNGRWDDTLIVFTSDHGDFLGDHWLGEKEFLLEQAVGVPLIVRDPRAAADITRGTVDERLAETIDALPTFLQALGLPGAEHRLEGRSLIPLLHGENPDWRRYAISEYDYAFQAPARERLGQPIDRCRMTMVRSERWKYLAYDGFRPQLFDLLNDPQELRDLGEDPAHAAVREEHAGYLFEWVRGLKRRTTISHQEIDLRGQRFRYGEPETEKVVQIGVW, from the coding sequence ATGCCCAACCCGCAAAACCCTGTGCGCAACGTGCTGTACATCATGTGCGATCAACTGCGCCGCGATTACCTGTCCTGCTATGGCCATCCGCATCTGCACACGCCGAACATCGATCGCCTGGCCGCCGCCGGCGTACGCTTCAGCCGTGCCTACACCCAAGGCACGATCTGCGGCCCGTCGCGGATGTCAGCCTATACCGGACGCTACGTCAGCAGCCATCAGGTCGCATGGAACGCCGTGCCGTTGCCGCTGGAAGAGCTGACGATCGGCGACTACCTGCGCCCCCACGGCATTCGCACCGCGCTGGTCGGCAAGACCCACGCCACGGCCAATGTCGATGCCCTGCAGCGACTGGCGATCAACCCGGACAGCGCACAGGCCGAGGTGCTCAACGAGGTCGGTTTCGAACCGTACTTTCGCCACGACGGAATCTTCCCCGACGACCCATTGTTCGACGACAAACGCGAGTCCGCGCCCTACACCCACTACCTGCGCGAGCAGGGTTTCGACGGGCGCAATCCCTGGCACGACTGGGCCAACGCCGCCGAAGGCGAGAACGGCGAAATCCTCAGCGGCTGGCACATGCGTCATGCGCATTTGCCAGCGCGAATTCCCGAGCAGTTCTCAGAGACTGTCTACACTACTAATCGAGCCATCGACTTCATCACCGAGCAAGGTGATAAATCCTGGTGTTTACACCTCTCCTACATCAAACCGCACTGGCCCTATATCGTACCGGCGCCATACCACGCCTTGTACAGTACGAAATCGATTCTCGAAGCGGTCCGCGCGACGCCCTCCGAAGCCAGCAAACACCCCGTATACACGGCGTTTCGTCAACATGAGGAAAGCCTCAACTTCTCCCGTGATTCAGTACGATTGAATGTAATCCCTACCTACATGGGCCTGATCAAGCAGGTGGATGACCAACTCGGGCGGCTGTTCGATTTTCTGCAGAGCAACGGCAGGTGGGATGACACGTTGATCGTGTTCACCAGCGATCACGGCGACTTTCTCGGCGACCACTGGTTGGGCGAGAAGGAGTTTTTGCTCGAGCAAGCGGTGGGCGTGCCATTGATCGTGCGCGACCCGCGCGCGGCGGCGGATATCACCCGGGGTACGGTGGATGAGCGGCTGGCGGAAACCATTGATGCGTTGCCGACGTTTCTCCAGGCCCTGGGCCTGCCGGGGGCCGAGCATCGCCTGGAAGGACGCTCGCTGATCCCGCTGTTGCACGGCGAAAACCCCGACTGGCGTCGCTACGCGATCAGCGAATACGACTACGCCTTCCAGGCCCCGGCGCGCGAGCGACTTGGCCAGCCGATCGACCGTTGCCGCATGACCATGGTGCGCAGCGAGCGCTGGAAATACCTGGCGTACGACGGCTTCCGGCCGCAGTTGTTTGATCTGCTGAATGATCCGCAGGAGTTGCGCGATCTGGGTGAGGACCCGGCACACGCGGCGGTGCGCGAAGAGCATGCGGGGTATCTGTTCGAATGGGTGCGCGGCTTGAAGCGGAGGACTACGATCAGTCATCAGGAGATCGATTTGCGTGGGCAGCGGTTTCGCTATGGCGAGCCTGAGACCGAGAAAGTCGTGCAGATTGGCGTTTGGTGA
- a CDS encoding TauD/TfdA family dioxygenase — translation MSNAALAVKPAVHALEIHPVAGRIGAEIRGVHLSGELDAATVEAIQQALIQYKVVFFREQTQLDDQRQEAFAHLLGEPVAHPTVPVREGTRYLLELDGAEGQRANSWHTDVTFVDAYPKASILRSVVAPAFGGDTLWANTATAYNELPSELRELADKLVAVHSNEYDYAGAKPDVSPEKLERYRKIFTSTVYETEHPVVRVHPISGEKSLLLGHFVKRIKGYSQADSAHLFGLLQSHVIRQENTVRWRWKAGDVAIWDNRSTQHYAIDDYGTQDRIVRRVTLKGEVPVGVSGQRSQTIKGAELVGV, via the coding sequence ATGAGCAATGCCGCACTCGCTGTAAAACCCGCTGTCCACGCGCTGGAAATCCATCCGGTGGCCGGCCGTATCGGCGCCGAGATTCGTGGCGTGCACCTGTCCGGTGAACTGGACGCCGCCACGGTCGAAGCCATTCAGCAGGCGCTGATCCAGTACAAGGTGGTGTTCTTCCGCGAGCAGACCCAGCTCGACGATCAGCGCCAGGAAGCCTTCGCCCATCTGCTCGGCGAGCCCGTGGCGCATCCGACCGTACCGGTGCGTGAGGGCACGCGTTATCTGCTGGAGCTGGACGGGGCCGAAGGCCAGCGCGCCAACTCCTGGCACACCGACGTGACCTTCGTCGACGCCTACCCGAAAGCCTCGATCCTGCGCTCGGTGGTGGCCCCGGCCTTCGGTGGCGACACCCTGTGGGCCAACACCGCGACTGCGTACAACGAACTGCCGAGCGAACTGCGCGAGCTGGCGGACAAACTGGTCGCCGTACACAGCAACGAATACGACTACGCCGGGGCCAAGCCGGACGTGTCGCCGGAGAAGCTTGAGCGCTATCGCAAGATCTTCACCTCGACCGTCTACGAGACCGAACACCCGGTGGTGCGCGTACACCCGATCAGCGGGGAGAAAAGCTTGCTGCTGGGGCACTTCGTCAAACGCATCAAGGGGTATTCGCAGGCCGATTCGGCGCACTTGTTTGGCCTGTTGCAGAGCCATGTGATTCGTCAGGAAAACACCGTGCGCTGGCGCTGGAAGGCCGGTGACGTGGCGATCTGGGATAACCGTTCGACCCAGCATTATGCGATTGATGATTACGGCACCCAGGATCGCATCGTGCGGCGGGTGACGCTCAAGGGGGAAGTCCCGGTTGGGGTTTCGGGGCAGCGTAGTCAAACCATCAAAGGTGCCGAGCTCGTCGGCGTCTGA
- a CDS encoding ABC transporter substrate-binding protein, with amino-acid sequence MNLPFKRVFSLFAIPALAGLLAFTAQADELKEIRIAVPDLSAGTQHSGGGVVDVLRDRQIFEKAFADQGIKIQWSFFKGAGPVINEAFANGQVDLAYLGDLAAIIGKSNGLDTRLLSASARGVKQYLGVVPGSGIKTLQDLKGKRVAIFRGTATQLSFDAALASQGLSEKDLKVINLDFSGATAALAAKQIDASWGSSGLAALQSKGLAELPLNTKDLGGAGSVQSVLVGAGKFVDGHPEVVAKLLKAQQQAVDWLTQDSNKDAYVQLVSGLASYPPVILTQDLQDQKLSEVFPSTLDPVFLGKLQDSVDLAAQQKLIRKPFKVSDWVAPELAAAKL; translated from the coding sequence ATGAACCTTCCCTTCAAACGAGTCTTCAGTCTGTTTGCCATCCCGGCACTGGCGGGCCTGCTGGCGTTTACCGCGCAGGCCGACGAGCTCAAGGAAATCAGGATCGCCGTGCCCGACCTGAGCGCTGGCACCCAGCACAGCGGCGGCGGTGTGGTGGATGTGCTGCGTGATCGGCAGATCTTCGAAAAAGCCTTCGCCGATCAGGGCATCAAGATTCAATGGAGCTTCTTCAAGGGCGCCGGGCCGGTGATCAACGAGGCGTTTGCCAACGGTCAGGTCGATCTGGCGTATCTGGGCGACCTGGCGGCGATCATTGGCAAGTCCAACGGTCTCGACACACGTTTGCTCAGCGCCAGTGCGCGCGGGGTGAAGCAGTATCTGGGCGTCGTGCCGGGGTCGGGGATCAAGACCCTGCAGGATCTGAAAGGCAAGCGCGTGGCGATCTTCCGTGGCACCGCCACCCAGTTGTCGTTTGATGCGGCGCTGGCCAGTCAGGGCTTGAGCGAGAAGGATCTGAAGGTGATCAATCTCGACTTCAGCGGGGCCACCGCCGCGCTGGCGGCCAAGCAGATTGATGCGTCATGGGGCAGCTCAGGTCTGGCCGCTTTGCAGAGCAAGGGGCTGGCCGAATTGCCGCTCAACACCAAGGACCTGGGGGGCGCCGGTAGCGTGCAATCGGTGCTGGTGGGGGCCGGCAAGTTTGTCGACGGGCACCCGGAGGTCGTGGCGAAACTGCTCAAGGCGCAGCAGCAGGCAGTGGATTGGCTGACCCAGGACAGCAACAAGGATGCCTACGTGCAACTGGTGTCGGGGCTGGCAAGTTATCCACCGGTGATCCTGACCCAGGACCTGCAGGATCAGAAACTCAGCGAAGTGTTCCCGTCGACGCTGGACCCGGTATTCCTCGGCAAATTGCAGGACTCGGTGGATCTGGCGGCGCAGCAGAAGCTGATTCGCAAGCCGTTCAAGGTCAGCGATTGGGTGGCGCCTGAACTGGCGGCGGCCAAGCTCTGA
- a CDS encoding ABC transporter permease, with the protein MARDSLLSLPLPAPPLKSRRAWPSLNQRLLPWLLPISLFALWWLAARNQWMSEQILPAPSLVWNSAIELSQGELWSHLWISLQRLLWGLLAGISAGAVLGAALGFSRRLQRLVFPTFAGLAQVPTLAWIPLFMVFFGIGEVLKLVVLIKAIVVPVTLHTLVGVRDAQPKLREAAAVLRLPSYLLIRRLVLPAALPAFMAGVRLALAAGWTSLLAVELLASSEGIGYLMVWARQLFMLDIVFVCIVVIGVLGVAMDRGIGFLDRKLVHWPHPATAEIRRGPRYEGWQRLQPWLLPLGLIGVWQVASDQQWVDANILVSPLAVLDTTRNGLLDGTLISGMALSLGRTLGGLLLGGGLGFALGLLLGLSRTSERLLGPTLAAIRQIAIFAWVPLLTAWFGLGELSKWVFVALAAFFPLFIATQRSVANLSPQLNEAAQVLRLSLGQRLRRLVLPGAAPGIFAGLRLSLIYAWLGTIGAEYFMPSNGGIGSQMIGAQQLLRMDLIMAGMLLVGLTGALLNLIGQRLEIRATRWRHA; encoded by the coding sequence ATGGCCCGTGATTCCCTGCTCAGTCTGCCACTGCCGGCGCCGCCACTGAAAAGTCGGCGCGCGTGGCCGAGCCTCAACCAACGTCTGTTGCCATGGCTGCTGCCGATCAGCCTGTTCGCGCTGTGGTGGCTGGCCGCGCGCAATCAATGGATGAGCGAGCAGATCCTGCCGGCGCCATCGCTGGTGTGGAACAGCGCCATCGAGCTGTCCCAGGGCGAGCTGTGGAGTCATTTGTGGATCAGCCTGCAACGCCTGCTCTGGGGCTTGCTGGCAGGGATCTCTGCGGGCGCAGTGCTGGGTGCTGCTCTGGGCTTCAGCCGGCGTCTCCAACGCCTGGTTTTCCCCACGTTCGCCGGTCTGGCACAAGTGCCGACGCTGGCTTGGATTCCGCTGTTCATGGTGTTTTTCGGCATCGGCGAAGTGCTGAAACTGGTGGTGCTGATCAAGGCCATCGTGGTTCCGGTGACCCTGCACACCTTGGTCGGCGTTCGTGATGCGCAACCGAAACTACGCGAAGCCGCGGCCGTATTACGCCTGCCGTCTTACCTGCTGATCCGGCGCCTGGTGCTGCCCGCTGCACTGCCGGCGTTCATGGCCGGCGTGCGTCTGGCCCTGGCTGCTGGCTGGACTTCATTGCTGGCGGTGGAGCTATTGGCATCCAGCGAAGGTATCGGCTACCTGATGGTCTGGGCACGGCAACTGTTCATGCTCGACATCGTGTTCGTGTGCATCGTGGTCATCGGTGTGCTCGGTGTAGCGATGGATCGCGGCATCGGTTTTCTCGACCGCAAACTGGTGCACTGGCCGCACCCGGCGACTGCGGAAATCCGCCGTGGCCCGCGCTATGAAGGCTGGCAGCGGCTGCAACCGTGGCTGTTGCCACTGGGCCTGATTGGCGTCTGGCAAGTGGCGAGCGATCAGCAGTGGGTCGATGCGAACATCCTGGTCAGCCCGCTGGCGGTGCTGGACACGACCAGGAACGGTCTGCTCGACGGCACGCTGATCAGCGGCATGGCCTTGAGCCTCGGTCGTACCCTTGGCGGGTTGCTGCTCGGCGGCGGACTTGGTTTCGCCCTCGGCTTGCTGTTGGGGCTTTCACGTACCAGCGAACGGCTGCTCGGCCCGACCCTCGCCGCCATCCGCCAGATCGCGATTTTTGCCTGGGTGCCGCTGCTCACCGCGTGGTTCGGCTTGGGTGAATTGTCGAAGTGGGTGTTCGTCGCCCTCGCCGCGTTTTTCCCGCTGTTCATCGCCACCCAGCGCAGCGTCGCCAACCTCTCGCCACAACTCAACGAGGCCGCGCAGGTGTTGCGTTTGAGCCTCGGTCAGCGCCTGCGCCGACTGGTGCTGCCGGGTGCGGCGCCGGGGATTTTCGCAGGGCTGCGCCTGAGCCTGATCTACGCCTGGCTCGGCACCATCGGCGCCGAATATTTCATGCCATCCAACGGCGGCATCGGCAGCCAGATGATCGGCGCTCAACAACTGCTGCGCATGGATCTGATCATGGCCGGGATGCTGCTGGTCGGCCTGACCGGCGCCCTGCTCAACCTCATCGGCCAACGCCTGGAAATTCGCGCCACTCGCTGGAGACACGCATGA
- a CDS encoding LysR family transcriptional regulator has protein sequence MHIDLRQLRHFIALAEQRSFVAGAQAVNLSQSAFSRSIQALEHSVGCQLVDRGRKDLPPTKQGQVLLEHARRLVSGAQQMANEISQFNGLEAGELRFGCGPAPAAGLIPRAIGAFIGRYPKARVQFQVDDWQSLSKRLLSEEFEFFVADTRHFEADPDYLTHRLRPRKWHFCCRAGHPLAAFERVTAEQLMSYPLAVSIRPPNLRKVIVDLSGRPDFTPNVECENSSSLLSVVLRSDAIGIVGAYSDALHQAKGELVCLRIEGLADDLEELYTRYGIVSRAGYRLSPLAEAMIEQIKAIDAVDDEVCSLENFAV, from the coding sequence ATGCATATCGACTTGCGCCAACTTCGACACTTCATCGCCCTCGCCGAACAACGCAGCTTCGTCGCCGGCGCGCAGGCGGTGAACCTGTCGCAGTCGGCCTTCAGCCGCAGCATTCAGGCGCTGGAACACAGCGTTGGCTGCCAGTTGGTCGACCGTGGACGCAAGGATCTGCCGCCGACCAAGCAGGGTCAGGTGCTGCTCGAACATGCGCGGCGACTGGTCAGCGGCGCGCAGCAGATGGCCAACGAGATCAGTCAGTTCAATGGTCTGGAAGCGGGCGAACTGCGCTTCGGTTGCGGCCCGGCGCCAGCAGCCGGATTGATCCCGCGCGCGATCGGCGCATTTATCGGACGCTACCCGAAAGCGCGGGTGCAATTTCAGGTCGATGACTGGCAGAGCTTGAGCAAACGCCTGCTCAGCGAAGAGTTCGAATTCTTCGTCGCCGACACCCGGCACTTCGAGGCCGATCCGGATTACCTGACCCATCGATTGCGCCCGCGCAAATGGCATTTCTGCTGCCGGGCCGGGCATCCGCTGGCGGCATTCGAGCGGGTCACGGCCGAGCAACTGATGAGTTATCCACTGGCGGTGAGCATTCGCCCGCCGAACCTGCGCAAGGTCATCGTCGACCTCAGCGGCCGCCCGGACTTCACCCCCAATGTCGAATGCGAAAACAGCTCAAGCCTGCTCAGCGTGGTGCTGCGTTCGGATGCGATCGGGATAGTTGGGGCGTATTCCGATGCGCTGCATCAGGCCAAGGGTGAGCTGGTGTGTTTGCGGATCGAGGGTCTGGCGGATGATCTGGAAGAGCTGTACACCCGCTACGGGATTGTCAGTCGGGCGGGGTATCGGTTGTCGCCGCTGGCCGAGGCGATGATTGAGCAGATCAAGGCGATTGATGCGGTGGATGATGAGGTGTGTTCGCTGGAGAATTTTGCCGTCTGA
- a CDS encoding arylsulfatase translates to MPQRPNFLVILADDLGFSDIGAFGGEIATPNLDALADNGLRLTDFHTAPTCSPTRSMLLTGTDHHIAGIGTMAEALTPELIGKPGYEGYLNDRVVALPELLREAGYQTLMSGKWHLGLTAELAPQARGFERSFSLLPGAANHYGFEPTYDEHTPGLLKSTPALYIEDDTFVDELPKDFYSSDAFGDKLLQYLKERDQSRPFFAYLPFSAPHWPLQAPAEVVEKYRGRYDAGPEVLRLERLEKLKALGLIEPDVEPHPLIQLNAQWDALSDEQRQISARAMEVYAAMVERMDWNIGRVVDYLRQQGQLDNTFILFMSDNGAEGALLEAFPKFGPELLTYLNQHYDNSLDNIGRANSYVWYGPSWAQVATAPSRLFKAFTTEGGIRVPALLHYPQLPIKGQISHGFGTVMDITPTILDLAGVRHPGKQWQGKPVAPLRGKSWLGFLSGETAQVHDEHTVTGWELFGRRAIRQGSWKAVWIPGPVGPATWQLYDLSSDSGEIHDLAASQPDKLNSLIGHWQQYVEETGVILSASPFQPD, encoded by the coding sequence ATGCCGCAACGCCCCAACTTTCTGGTGATTCTGGCCGACGATCTCGGCTTCTCCGACATCGGCGCGTTCGGCGGCGAAATCGCCACGCCGAACCTCGATGCGCTGGCCGATAACGGCCTGCGCCTGACCGATTTCCACACCGCACCGACCTGCTCGCCAACCCGTTCGATGCTGCTGACCGGCACCGACCACCACATCGCCGGCATCGGCACCATGGCCGAAGCGCTGACCCCGGAGCTGATCGGCAAACCGGGTTACGAGGGCTATCTCAACGACCGCGTCGTCGCCCTGCCCGAACTGCTGCGCGAGGCCGGTTACCAGACGTTGATGAGCGGCAAATGGCACCTCGGCCTGACCGCTGAACTGGCGCCGCAGGCTCGCGGTTTCGAGCGTTCGTTCTCGCTGCTGCCGGGCGCGGCCAACCACTATGGTTTCGAGCCGACCTACGACGAACACACCCCGGGCCTGCTGAAATCGACCCCGGCGCTGTACATCGAAGACGACACCTTTGTCGACGAATTGCCCAAGGATTTCTATTCCTCGGATGCCTTCGGCGACAAGCTGTTGCAGTACCTGAAGGAGCGCGATCAGAGCCGGCCATTCTTCGCTTATCTGCCTTTCTCCGCACCGCATTGGCCGTTGCAGGCACCGGCCGAGGTGGTCGAAAAATACCGTGGCCGCTACGACGCCGGCCCCGAAGTCTTGCGTCTGGAGCGCCTGGAAAAACTCAAGGCGCTGGGGCTGATCGAGCCGGATGTCGAGCCACATCCGCTGATTCAACTGAATGCGCAATGGGACGCGCTGAGTGATGAGCAACGACAGATTTCCGCGCGGGCCATGGAGGTCTACGCGGCCATGGTCGAGCGCATGGACTGGAACATCGGCCGGGTGGTTGATTACCTGCGCCAGCAGGGCCAACTCGATAACACTTTCATCCTGTTCATGTCCGACAACGGTGCCGAGGGCGCACTGCTGGAGGCGTTTCCCAAGTTCGGCCCGGAACTGCTGACCTACCTCAATCAGCATTACGACAACAGCCTCGACAACATTGGCCGCGCCAATTCCTACGTCTGGTACGGGCCGAGCTGGGCGCAAGTGGCGACCGCGCCGTCACGGCTGTTCAAGGCGTTCACCACCGAGGGCGGGATTCGCGTACCGGCGCTGCTGCACTATCCGCAATTGCCGATCAAAGGGCAGATCAGCCATGGCTTCGGCACGGTGATGGACATCACCCCGACCATTCTCGATCTGGCCGGCGTGCGCCATCCGGGCAAGCAATGGCAAGGCAAACCGGTGGCGCCGCTGCGCGGTAAATCGTGGCTGGGCTTTTTGTCCGGCGAGACGGCGCAAGTGCACGACGAGCACACCGTCACCGGTTGGGAATTGTTTGGCCGCCGGGCGATTCGCCAAGGGTCGTGGAAAGCGGTGTGGATCCCCGGGCCGGTGGGGCCGGCGACCTGGCAGCTTTATGATCTGAGCAGCGATTCGGGGGAGATTCATGATCTGGCGGCGAGTCAGCCGGACAAGCTCAACAGCTTGATCGGGCACTGGCAGCAGTATGTGGAGGAGACCGGGGTGATTCTCAGTGCTTCGCCGTTTCAGCCGGATTGA
- a CDS encoding LysR family transcriptional regulator: MDLRQLRYFIALNEHRSFVRAADAMGITQPAFSRSIQGLEQEFGCVLVDRGNKDLRPTPEGQVVLQHALTLVQGAALLSAEVTQMTKLDAGELHFGCGPAPAVKLVPDAVAQFINAHPKVRTCFQVDNWEKLSRALSREEIEFFIADIRHFEADPNFQTQALTPKRGVFFCRPGHPLLAKESLSTNDMFDYPLATTLIPPGIRKLLANLSGRIDFSPTIETEHFPALVKVVLQSNAIGVGTEEAFVEDIAQGSLALLHWRNLPQNLESMNARCGIVSRTGFRLSPAARAMIETLVAVDKQEVSVAV; the protein is encoded by the coding sequence ATGGATCTTCGCCAGTTGCGCTACTTCATCGCCCTCAACGAACACCGCAGTTTTGTCCGCGCGGCAGACGCGATGGGCATCACTCAACCGGCGTTCAGCCGCAGCATTCAAGGGCTGGAGCAAGAGTTCGGCTGCGTGCTGGTGGATCGCGGCAACAAGGATCTGCGCCCGACGCCCGAAGGTCAGGTAGTGCTGCAACACGCCCTGACCCTGGTGCAAGGCGCGGCGCTGCTCAGCGCGGAAGTGACGCAGATGACCAAGCTCGATGCGGGTGAACTGCACTTCGGCTGCGGCCCGGCCCCGGCGGTGAAACTGGTGCCGGATGCGGTGGCGCAATTCATCAATGCGCACCCGAAAGTGCGCACCTGTTTTCAGGTGGATAACTGGGAAAAACTCAGCCGTGCGCTGAGCCGTGAAGAGATCGAATTCTTCATCGCCGACATCCGCCACTTCGAAGCCGATCCGAACTTCCAGACCCAAGCCCTGACGCCCAAGCGCGGCGTGTTCTTCTGCCGGCCCGGGCACCCGCTGCTGGCCAAGGAAAGCCTGTCGACCAACGACATGTTCGACTACCCGCTGGCGACCACGCTGATTCCGCCGGGGATTCGCAAACTGCTGGCGAACCTCAGCGGCCGGATCGATTTTTCGCCGACCATCGAGACCGAGCATTTCCCGGCGCTGGTGAAGGTTGTGCTGCAATCCAATGCGATTGGCGTGGGCACGGAGGAGGCATTCGTCGAGGACATTGCTCAGGGTTCGCTGGCGCTGCTGCACTGGCGCAACCTGCCGCAGAATCTGGAGAGCATGAATGCGCGCTGCGGGATTGTCAGCCGTACCGGGTTTCGTTTGTCGCCGGCAGCGCGGGCGATGATCGAGACGCTGGTGGCGGTGGACAAGCAGGAAGTCAGCGTCGCGGTTTGA
- a CDS encoding ABC transporter ATP-binding protein: protein MNAPIVSFTHVGKSFDVDGFELEAIREFNLDIAEGEFVAIVGSSGCGKSTLLRLLVGLDTQFRGQISVDGKAVSGIGGERGIVFQEHRLFPWLTVADNIGLGLVNEPLSAAEKQQRINDFIDLVGLRDFTRAYPHQLSGGMAQRVAIARGLVASPRILLLDEPFGALDALTRQQMQDELLAIRDRAKITTILVTHDVEEAIFLADRVVVMEPRPGRIKQVVDIALPHPRQRSSFDFHQLREELLHELTSDDHYQPSLPVQIRDLPLSFIAC from the coding sequence ATGAACGCACCGATTGTCAGCTTCACCCACGTAGGCAAATCCTTCGACGTCGACGGTTTCGAACTGGAGGCGATTCGCGAATTCAACCTCGACATTGCCGAGGGCGAATTCGTCGCCATCGTCGGCTCCAGCGGCTGTGGCAAATCCACCTTGCTGCGCTTGCTGGTGGGTCTGGATACGCAGTTTCGCGGGCAGATCAGCGTCGATGGCAAAGCCGTCAGCGGCATCGGCGGTGAGCGCGGCATCGTGTTTCAGGAGCACCGTTTGTTCCCGTGGCTGACGGTGGCCGACAACATCGGCCTCGGCCTGGTCAACGAACCATTGAGCGCCGCTGAAAAGCAGCAGCGCATCAACGATTTCATCGATCTGGTCGGCCTGCGCGATTTCACCCGCGCCTATCCGCACCAGCTCTCCGGCGGCATGGCCCAGCGCGTGGCGATTGCTCGCGGGCTGGTCGCCAGTCCACGCATTCTGCTGCTCGACGAACCGTTCGGCGCGCTAGATGCACTGACCCGCCAGCAGATGCAGGACGAACTGCTGGCGATCCGCGACCGGGCAAAAATCACCACGATCCTCGTCACCCACGACGTCGAAGAAGCGATTTTTCTCGCCGACCGCGTGGTGGTGATGGAGCCGCGTCCGGGACGGATCAAGCAGGTGGTCGATATTGCCCTGCCGCATCCGCGCCAGCGCAGCAGTTTCGACTTCCATCAGTTGCGTGAGGAGTTGCTGCACGAACTGACCAGTGACGACCATTACCAACCGAGCCTGCCAGTGCAGATCCGCGATCTGCCGCTGTCGTTCATTGCCTGCTGA